Genomic DNA from Chitinivorax tropicus:
GGTGGCGCAGCGTTGAGGCGGCGGCGATCAATGCCCCTCGTGCTAATTTGCACCACCGCCATTGCTGTGCTTGCGGTCGTAAAGCCGTGAATGCCGCCTCAGCGGCCAGGCCCTGATCAAGAATCGCTACGCACTACCCAGACATCGGGATCTGTATTGTTGCCACGGAACTGACGTGTGACCATTCACCACAATTTCCTTTCAAGCGAGGATGCGTCACTCTGCATTCGGATGCACGGTGGATGCGCTACAAAAACGTGCAGCGCAACAGGAAATTGTGCTTCCATGAGGCGGTGCTGCGCGGCCATGGACGGGCGAAGCAATTCATCCGTGACGAGCGCTTCGAGATCTTCACCGCTACCGACTTTCTCTCTCGGCAGGGCTATTCCGACAAAAAGACCACCGTGTTTGGGGATGCGATTGCCTTGAACACTATGCCCGACGTTCCGCAACATAAGCAGCCAGAGATCGCGTTGGGGCAGCATTGCGGCAGCACCGATGAGCTGCTTCGACTCCAAATGAGGGGATTCACTCAACAAGAGGCTAAGAATTCAAAGCCCTCATCCAGCGCGATCCAGCCGTCAAAGCGGCCATTGTGGCTGGTGACCACCATGGTGTAGGTACTCGTCTGCGAAGTGGGGCTTCAGAAGATGCTGTCCCTGATCGAATTAGTCATGGTGTCTTTTCAATCGACACCAGCCGCCAAACGGTCGGCCAATTGGGCTTGGACGGTCGCTTGCCCGCCAAACTATCCAACAAGCCGGGTTTGCCCAATAAGGTGATGGTTGGCATGATCTCGCCTTGTTTGAACACTCGTGTATTGCCGCTCTCGACATCTTCATGGCGTTCGCTGCAGCGCCAAGTACCGGTTTGCGGACTAGGTTGGCCACTGGCCACAAGAGTACCAAGCGGCACGGCTGAGGTGGCGCTTACAGGCTTGTCGCCGTTGGCATCGGTGATGGGGCGTAGTCGAATACTGTTGACGATTTCATCAAATAGCTCCATGGCGGTTTCATTGCTCAAGCTGGCCTGTATCTTACGTGGCCCATTTGGCGTGGGGTTGAGACCGCTTTCCATGACGATCTGAATTTTAGGTTCCATGACCAATCCAGGTTTGCCGGGTACTTCCCATGTGAATTGGTGTAATCGGCCCCCCCCCTCTGCTGGCAATGACAAGAGAACTTCTTCGCCCTTTAAGGAGCCGACTGGGTGTGCGCCCATCCGCAGCTTTTGCACACTGGCCATTTGTGTGGCGAACATACCCACCAACGAGCCTTGTGCCTTGCTCCAGCGGGTAAGAAGGTTTTCCTCTGCTTCTCCTCTAAGGGAATCAGTCGAGACCTCAATATAAAAATCTGGATGCGATTTAAATTGAAAGCGAGCTGCAGTTGATTCTTGAACGAAATCCCCGTTGGCAGCATTCATTTGGCCTGCTATGAAACCATTTTGAACGCAAAATCCATCTTGTGGCGGCAATTCGTTTTCGGCTCGATGTATGAATTTTTGAATGGTATTTTCCAATCTAATTACAGCTGCCGAAAGCCTGTCTTTTATTACTTCAGTTTTGAAAGTGTGCTGAATATGATTGGAGAATAAATGCGCTTCAAGTATGTACCCTACATCTGAAAAATCATTTTCCCAGTAGGCTAAAATTTTCCCATCTTTCAGCTCCTTACTTAACTTAAGCAGCATTGGATCTTTTTTATGCTTGGTTTCTGATAGTTTCTTTTCTTTTTCTTTTAATGCCCTATCAAAGGTATCGCGAGAGGTGGTGAAACTGGTTACTTCATAGCCAGAATAACGATCATCCCGTGATCCGATTAAGGTTGCATTTTTCGGAAGATCAACCAGATAACGACCCAGGCAGAGGGTTTGTTTTGCAGCACTCATTTGGGCTCCTATATTGGCTGGGGCAGCCTTGATGGACAACGGGTGGGTGATGATCAGGCTGGTTATGGCCAACTGGGCTAGACTTTGCTTATTCAACAAGATCAAGTTCCTTCGTGATTTTGGCTATTGAATATAGTGTAGTCTGTCGCACATGTTGATCTTGATATGAAAACTGATGATTGAAGCCTTTCATGCGAAAGGTTTGTTTTAGACCATATTCGGTTTTATCTACTGCTTGGCCAGAAATATCCGGCACGGTACCATCACCGCCGATATCTTTGCCCGAAATTCGGAAATGGATGGTTTTATCCGGGGCGCTGGGGAGGGAGACCGTCAGTTTCCCCAAATTATTGGATTCCTGCAGTTCCAATTCATCTCGTAACTGTTCTGGGGAAAGGTGTGTGGTGCTGTCTTTTGCTAGCCAAGTTAGTTGGCCAAATGATTGCTGGGATGTATTGCCATAGTCAGCGCCATAGCTCGCAAAGGTATTGTGATGAAATGGTTTCCCTTGCGTGGTGATCTGATCATGCAATTGTTCCGCAAAATTAAGTGCCTTCAGATAAGAAGCCCAAGCTGTCCAGTCTGGGGTCTCTTTTGGCACCAAGCTCGCTGGATCAATCAATGACTCGTCTACCATGCGCCACCAAGTATGCTGCTGGCGGTAGATTTCTTCATAAGGGTCACCAGATGTTGGCAGACTGACAATGGTCTTCTGCCCTTGATGTGTTTCTGCTTGCAGGTGCAACCAAGGTTGTTGGTTGTTGTATTGCTTGTTGGGTAGCAGTTCCAATGGGCCGGGGGAGTGGGCCATAACGCAGGTAACGTCGGCAGCGCTCCAGCCCAGTACTTTTGCGACAAAGAAACCCAAGATGTCAAATCCGCCATTGGTCTCAGTGCCTGCCCGTAGGCGTCGATACACCGCAGGTGCGCCGTGAGTTGGCATGACGCCATGCACGACTCCCAGAATCAGCGACTCCATATCGGGTAGTTGCTGGCAACGTCTGGTGACTAATCCTCCCATGGAGTGACTGATCAGGATGACTTTCTGAAATTTGAAATATTGACTGCGATCATAATAACTCTTGATTTCCAATATCTTGTCGCGCAGATCATGCGCTGAACGATCATTGGACTGTAACCAGTTATAGCCAACGGCATAAGTCGGATAGTAGCAATTTGCGAAATGATCAAACTCATCTTTCGTCAGCGGCTCGAACTCTGGTTGTTGTGGGTTCCAATGCTGATAGGGGGATTGGGTTAGTTGGTCGGGCGTACAGTCCAAGGCGGTTTGCCAGTCTGGTTGTAAGGCTCGCTTATTGAACTGGTTGATTTCTGTATCCAGAAAAGGGAGATTGAGCTGGGTTTCCAGATAGATCAGGAATTCGCCATAACTATCCCAATGTACCGTACCCCATCCTCGCCGCCGTGCTTCTTCCTCAGTCAAAAGTGGGAAGTCGGATGGCAGTTTAATCAGTTGGGTCGGATCCACCTCAACTACGTCCGGCATCATCGAAGCTTGGCGCTTGGCAGGAGATTGAGCCCAGCGGTCGATTGCCTCGGAAAGTCCTCCAAGCATGCTGTTGGGCGGTGTCCAGGCACCTCGCATGTTTTTAATATTGCGCAAATTGGAACCCATGATGCCCGGCACAAAAATGATCGGTACGACTGGGCGTGGCAAGGCAATACACAAGCCCCGTGCTTTGAATTCTTCCGGGCTGCAGACAGAGGGGTAGACAGGATCGCCATTTTCGTCAAACTGCAAAACAAGTTGGCGGGTGGCGGTGTTCGACATGGTTCTGCTTTCTGATTCCTGGGTTGATTTACTCAACGTCGGGCATTTCTTGGCGGTGGCAATCTGGGGTGGTGTCAAATTCGAGATGGGTATAGCCGTGCCAGATTCTGTGGCTTTTGAGCGGGGTTCCAGCCCAGGCGGTTAGGTGGACCCCTTCGCTGCTGTTGCATAGCCGGAAGGAGATCGGCTTGCCGCCATTTAGGATTGGGTCGATATAACGACGATCCTTGAATCTACCAAGAGGGGCAATGATAGCAATAGCGTTGTCGAGTTGATCGTCTACGCCACGCTGTTTAAGCGTAACCTCATAAAACTGCATGCCATCTTGTGCAAAAGCACATTCCGCTTGTCTGGGCTTGACCACAATGGCATCGAATACCCGCATGGGCGGGCGTGGCTGTATCCATTTCAGCGGTGTGCCCGTTTCCAGCAGGGTTGGGTTGGCCACCGCAAGGCATAGTGACTGGCCGACTTGGTTCAGTATGCCAAAGGGGGATGCCGCAGAGTCTGCCAGTGTGAAGCTTGTTAATGAAAAGAAGAGGAGCACGACAACGGGCAAGTGTGTTTTCATTGCCCAAGTTCCGCTTTCCTGCAGGTGGTCTTCCCCGCAAATTCCAGGTTGTCCATACCATGCCACAGACGTTTGCCAGTCAAGGGTTGACCATCCCAGGCGTTGAGGTGGACGGTGTCTTCTTGCTGGCAGTGGGTGAATATGACGGGTTTACCATTGTTGAATGTGGGAGACACAAACTGGTTGTTGATGAGCTCTCCTTCGGAAAGCAATACCGCCACGCCGTGTGTGTGGTCGTCCATTTTGGTCTGGGCCGGGATGATGAGTTGGTAGCTATCAAATCCGTGGATATCATTGAGGCAATCTTCGCTTATCTTCTTTTTGATCGTACCCGTAAAGGAAAGTGCTTTTTTCCTAGAGGGGGCAATCAATGTCAGTTTTTCTCCAGTCTTGAGCGTGGTGGTGCCTGTTGGTAGC
This window encodes:
- a CDS encoding T6SS immunity protein Tli4 family protein, giving the protein MLNKQSLAQLAITSLIITHPLSIKAAPANIGAQMSAAKQTLCLGRYLVDLPKNATLIGSRDDRYSGYEVTSFTTSRDTFDRALKEKEKKLSETKHKKDPMLLKLSKELKDGKILAYWENDFSDVGYILEAHLFSNHIQHTFKTEVIKDRLSAAVIRLENTIQKFIHRAENELPPQDGFCVQNGFIAGQMNAANGDFVQESTAARFQFKSHPDFYIEVSTDSLRGEAEENLLTRWSKAQGSLVGMFATQMASVQKLRMGAHPVGSLKGEEVLLSLPAEGGGRLHQFTWEVPGKPGLVMEPKIQIVMESGLNPTPNGPRKIQASLSNETAMELFDEIVNSIRLRPITDANGDKPVSATSAVPLGTLVASGQPSPQTGTWRCSERHEDVESGNTRVFKQGEIMPTITLLGKPGLLDSLAGKRPSKPNWPTVWRLVSIEKTP
- a CDS encoding lipase family alpha/beta hydrolase, giving the protein MSNTATRQLVLQFDENGDPVYPSVCSPEEFKARGLCIALPRPVVPIIFVPGIMGSNLRNIKNMRGAWTPPNSMLGGLSEAIDRWAQSPAKRQASMMPDVVEVDPTQLIKLPSDFPLLTEEEARRRGWGTVHWDSYGEFLIYLETQLNLPFLDTEINQFNKRALQPDWQTALDCTPDQLTQSPYQHWNPQQPEFEPLTKDEFDHFANCYYPTYAVGYNWLQSNDRSAHDLRDKILEIKSYYDRSQYFKFQKVILISHSMGGLVTRRCQQLPDMESLILGVVHGVMPTHGAPAVYRRLRAGTETNGGFDILGFFVAKVLGWSAADVTCVMAHSPGPLELLPNKQYNNQQPWLHLQAETHQGQKTIVSLPTSGDPYEEIYRQQHTWWRMVDESLIDPASLVPKETPDWTAWASYLKALNFAEQLHDQITTQGKPFHHNTFASYGADYGNTSQQSFGQLTWLAKDSTTHLSPEQLRDELELQESNNLGKLTVSLPSAPDKTIHFRISGKDIGGDGTVPDISGQAVDKTEYGLKQTFRMKGFNHQFSYQDQHVRQTTLYSIAKITKELDLVE